The DNA window TGACCAAACGGGCGAAAAATTCGTCGTACTTGTTCGGCAACGGCGCATCTGCGACGGGTCGCAAACGTATGAGCATCCGGCCGGTATGGTCGACGCCAGCGACGCTCCCGACGAGGTAGCCGCCCGCGAACTAAGCGAGGAAATCGGTATGACCGTCACCCCCGATGCGCTGACTCAGCTAAACCCCCGGCTATTCTTCCCGAGTACCGGCACCAGCGACGAAGGCATGCACTTCTTCTTTATTGAGCGTACCCTGCCCCGAAACGAAATCATGGCATTCCACCACAAGAATATGGGCAGCGATGCCGAGTTTGAACGGATCACGACCGTTGTAACGAGTTTGCCAGAATCGCACAAGCTGATTAACAACGTTAACGGCCTGTTGCTCAACTTCATGTACCTTAAGCACGTCGGCGATTACAAAACGATGGCGTTGTTGTAAGGTTTTTTCGGCGTTGCATTGCGTCTATTCAACCGCAATCCTTATCTTTGCGGTCCCAACCGGGGAATTTGCTTCCGTAGTTCAATGGATAGAATTTCGGTTTCCGGTACCGACGATAGGGGTTCGAATCCCTTCGGGAGCACAAATCCTGTATTTTACCCGATACAGTGAAACGGCAAAAAGGCTAACTATCAACTAGTTAGCCTTTTTTGTTTATCTAGCTTTATCGAAAGAAATACGGTTTCGTCAACTAAATCCGTCAACCGCATCAGTATTGTTTGTAACTTGGAAGTGACCAAACCAAGTACTGCTGATGAAAACCGTATCCGATCAGGACGTAAAGTTTCTGCTCAAAGACCCCCGCGCCGACCGGCCAACCCTCATTTCGCTCGTTTATCGGTACAATAACACCCGGCTTGTCTATTCAACCGGCCTGACTATTGAGCCTTATCAGTGGGATATTGCCAACCAACGCGCACACGTCAACCAGAAAGGCCGAACCATACGGGAAACGTATCAAACCATCAACGCGGGTATTGATCGCCACAGGGCCGCGTTTAAGACCGTCCTGACGCGCCTGCAACTGGCAAACGTCCCACTCGACAACGACACGCTGAAACAGCACCTGAACGCCGAAATGGGCCGGGTGAAGAAACCCAAACCCGAACCTGTTGTTGAGGTTGACCGGGAACCGTTTACGGCCTTCATCGAACGGTTTGTAAGTCTGGCAGAGGATGGCAAACGGCTGAACGCAAAAAACGCCCGCTATTCCCGCTACACGTTAGCCAGCTACCGCGTCCTGAAAGGGCTGCTGATCGAATACAAGACAGACACCCGCAGCCCGATTGATTACGACGCCTTTAGCCTGACGTTCTACAACAGTTTCAAGATATGGCTAACCAACCGGGGCCTGTCGCTGAACTATGTGGGCTGTCTGCTGAAGAATCTGAAGATATTGCTGAAACAGGCACACGCTGACGGACTCCACACAAACACCGTATTTCAGCACAGAGACTTCAAAAAGTTCTCAGAGGACGTAGACAGCGTTTACCTGTCTGACGACGAGCTGACGGCAATCTTTACCCTCAGCCTGACCCAAACACCGGGCCTTGATCGGGCGCGTGACCTGTTTCTGATTGGCTGCTTCACGGGGTTACGGTTTTCGGACTTCTCCGAACTACGGCCCGAAAACATCACACACAACGGCCGAACGCTGACCTGCCGAACGCTGACCTGCCGAACGCAGAAAACAGCGGAGCGGGTAGTAATACCCCTTAACTCCAAAGTGCGGGCTATTCTGGAAAAGTACGACGGGGTGCCCCCTCAGCCGATCAGCAACCAACGCCTGAACGAACATCTGAAAGAATTAGGCAAAAAGGCAGGGCTAACGGAGCGGGTTGAGGTTACCCGCACGGAGGGCGGTAGCCGTAAAACGCGCTACGTTCAAAAATGGGAGTTGATAGGCACCCACACCGCCCGCCGTTCATTCGCTACAAACGCATATCTGGCAAAGGTTGACCCGGTTCAGATTATGAAGATCACCGGCCACCGTTCCGAAAAGATGCTGCTACGCTACATCAAAGTTTCATCGGAGCAAAACGCCATGCTGCTACTTGACCACGCTCACTTTCAATAACAGCAAACCACGGCAACCATGCAAGGCATACACGTTATAAACGACCCCAACGGCAAACCCTTCGTGCTGACCATTGACCTACACAACCTTGCACCCGACGCTGTTCCGCTCGTCGTTGGTCTGCTGAATTTGTTGGAGCAACAGGCAGAGGAAACTGACCGCCCTAACTGGCAGGCGGTTTCTCAGACCTTGCTTAATCAAGGTTCTGGCACTGGTGAACATATTTAAGTAGGCAGTGACCAATAGACGTGTAAAACATCCCCAATGATATGCCATTTGAAAACGTAACAACTGTCAATAATCTACTAAGGAATTCAATTGAGGGTATTGAATTCTTATTGAGAAACAGAGATAACTTATTCTACACTGTCGCGCCTAATTCCGACTTCATGAAGAGGGCGATAGATGTGGCTATCAGTCTACAAAAGTTGGATGACGACAATTTAGTTGATCGCTTCAGTGAAGAAATATCAAACAGTTTTCTATTGAGCGATGACAATAATAAACTTTTGAGACTTTTGAATGTTGTGTCAGGCAAAATATTTGAATTATGGGGATCTTTGAGCAAGTATAACGAGAGTAATGTAGCCGATGAAAACACTGATAAGTACTTATCTCAGCATGATTACGAAATATTAACTATCATCAAAAAATACGCAACTCTTACATCAAATAAGGAACGGTATGACAATGCCTATTACCCGATAATGAGAGTTATAGAGGAGTTATTTAACGAGTCTGACCGGATAAATGAAATGAAACGTTTCTCTTTCTACGATGACACGCAAACAACATTAATTCCATCACCGGAGACATTCCAACCAATAGGTTCTGATGTAAAACTTCTGTGGAATGGTACCAACAGAGTACTATATGATCTTTTTGCTCAATTATCTCTGATAGATGTCAAGCCAGGACAGCGATTGATTGGAAATACGATTAAAGAATTAGCACGGTTCTTATCAGAGCACGTGGAAGGTTTACCAAGTGTGGAAACGGTAGAGAGGGAATTGGAAAAGATGCGGGAGCCACAGGGATTAGAGAAGGCAAAACGGGGACGCATTGATTTACACATTACGAAAGAGACTGACTAATTTAACTTGTTACGGGAAACGTTACGCCCGTAAAAATCTGCTGATTCACTTACGCCAACTTTGAGCCGTACTAAATCAACTACGGCCATGTACGGCACAGTAACACAAATACAAATAACGCCCGATCAGTTGACCGAACTGGTACGGGGGGCCGTTCGCTCTGAACTGGCTAACTACATACCGCCCGCGCCGGAAGGCTCTACCCTGCCGGACCTGCTAACACGTCGCCAGACAGCCGACGCCTTACAAGTTAGCCTGACGACCCTACACGATTGGGCAACAGATACTGACGACCGCCCGGCGGTGTTGGTGCCGCGCAAAATTAACGGCCGGGTACGGTATCAAAAGGCAGACGTATTGGCCGCGCTAAAACAGCCGCGCCGGTTCCGGCATAAGGCAGACGAGGGCCGGAACCAATGACGTACATACCTACCTCCCACCGCCTGACGTACCGGCTAGACCATGACCGGGGCCGGTACATCGTGAAAGAATGCGAGCCGGGTTTTTGTAAGGTTCCCCGCGAATTGACGGTTGAGGAACGACGGTTTAATGAAAACATAGACGCTGATTTCATTTTGCGCGGTCCTGAAACACAGAAGAAAGGAACGGGTAAAGGCGCAGGACGCACGATCAAGTTCTTTACCGGGCTGCAACGTACCGACCATACCGGCGTTTACATCGGCAACGTGGTCACGTTTGGGCAGGGCGGCAGCAAGGTCCGTAACGGTGTGCTGATTCGATTCTCAGCCGATGCCGGGTCTATGATTCTTCGTTATTTCCCGGCCTACTATCCTTTCCCGAAAGACCGGGCCGCGTTTGTGTCGGCTATCGTTGGCCGGGGCCTGCTCTAATCTTTCTCTTATCAAATGACCCGCCCCGCGTGGATTCGTCCAGCGTGGGCAATTGACCGCACGTTGACCGTGGGAGCGAATCCACGCGGGGCGGGTCTACTATGCCATGTTCGACGGAATCAAAGTGCAGGACGTTTCGGTTTCCGTTGACGGACTGCTGACGAACGACCGCCTGACGTTTGGGGGGCTGGTCGATATGCAGATGGGGTTCGTACTCAATCCAGAACAACGGGCGCAAGACCGGGGGTTAAATTTCCGACTTGTACCACGCCGGGCGGGGCTGGGGCATCGGGTTGAGGTGAAAGGCAGTTTGCACAAGTTCTATAACAACGGCCTACACAACGCCGATCAGTACACGGCAAACGACGTACTGCTGACGTTAGATCGATTGGTAACAGAGTACGGGTTTAACCTGTATGAGTCGAAAATCAACAACATAGAGTTCGGCGTGAATGTCGAACTGCCGTTTGCAATTAGCCAGGTGTTTGCCAACCTCATCTGTTACAAAAACCAGCCCTTTGCATCGGACCCATACAGCCAAACGCCGTATTACACCTGCAACCGGCAACGCTACACGGTGAAGATTTACGACAAAGGCAAACAGAAAGGGTTAGGCTGTAATCTGCTGAGGTTTGAGATACGGGTAAAAAAGATGCAGTACTTCAACGGCACCGGCATCCGGTTACGTACGTTGGCCGATTTGCTGAACGTGGCCAATTACGGGCCGTTGGGGGCCTTGTTGGTCGATACGTTTGATGCTATCCTGTTTGACGACCCGGCCATAAGTCAAAAGGTACTGACGCCAAACGAACGGACTCTTTACAAGGAATGCCGTAACCCCCGTTACTGGCCTACACCTAACAATCTGACCCCGAAACAGGCTGCAACCCATCGGCAACGAATGAGCCGTAGCAAAGACCGTTTCCGCGCCTTACTACATCAGTACGGGAGTAATTGGCAACGGGACGTTTCGACGCTCATACGGCAAACGTGGGCACAACTTACAGCCGTTGACGACGACCTACTGACGCAGATTGAAACGTACAAATCAGCGTGGCGAAACCTGCCAAAACCCGATGTTTTAAACGGCGTTTGCAGTGAGAATACAGTGAGCGATGAGGGCGAAACCTGTCACAAATTAACCGGGTCGATTGATACCGACGAAGTGCCAGTTGACGGGCCAACCTGTCACGAATTAACCGACGTTGCTGACGCCGGTTTGTCACGAATTAACCCTTTATGTTCCGAGGTACTTTGTGACACGGGTAAATCAGACCAACCACCCGCCCCCCCTACGGTCTGTCCGGTTACGGGGGCGGTTATCAACCAGCCGCAGCCGGGCCAACGGTTTGTATCGGCTGCAATGCTACGCACGAACGACGACCTTCTGCTGACGCTCGAACGACAGCACCGACAGTATGCTAAAGGCTCAAAAGAGGATGAATACAGCCGGGCGGCTCATAACGTCAGGAATAAAGAGAGCAATGAGCGCAACAACCTCCGACGACGAATAGAGCGCAACAACTTCCGACAACACCTAGAGCAACACAGCCAGACAACGGGCGGGCAACTACCCCTGTTTCCTGAGTTCGGAGCGTTTCAACTCACCGACGCGCAACGGGCCGCGCTCGACTACTGGAAAGGAACGCCCTACGAAGTAAAGTTCTGACGACTCCGCAAGGCGTTCCCGACTTTACACCGCGTAGGCACCTTCCGGCGTTTGTCGAATGAGTGCCAGCGTTGCCAGCGTGTCTAGCAGGGGTTGTACTTTCCCGGCGTTGGTCCGCTGGAATTGCGCGGCTATCTGTTTGGCGTTGATTGGAACGCCCGCCTGCTGAACGGCGTCGCGTATGGCTTGCATCTGTTGGGCTAACTCTTTCGGCCATTCCTGCCGGGACGCCGGACCGCTGCTGACCTCCACAGCGGGGGCGGTTACCGTTGGCAGGTCGATACCTAGCTGCTGCTGCCCCGGTGCCTGATACGACGGACGCAAGTAACGAATATGCCCGGCGGTTTCCTCAGCCGCCCGTTCGTGGTTGAGCCGTACCAGCCGGGTAAGTATCTCGCTGTCGGGTAGATTGTCCAGCCATCCGTAGGCATCGGACACGGCGGTATCTAGCTGCTGATGCAGACTGAGCACCACCGACGCCAACCCCTGCTGATTGATAGTCTGTTCTTTCGTGCTGAGGGATTCACCCGCCTTTAACTTTTCGACCACGTTGTACAGGTCGGTTAATGTGAGCGTAGGGTGTGCCGCCTGTTGGCGTTTACGGTGTGCGTCTAGCTGTTCCGCTAATTCACGAATACGGGCCTGCTGTTGCGGTGCTGCATCAGGAAACGGGAACGGGTCAAAACAGCGGGTTTTAGTGTAACGTGGCGTGTTACCACCTAAATCACTGCCAGCAGCCAAAGCCCATGAAACGTGAATTTTGCTTGACAGAACGCCTAAATAGTACGCATCATTTAAAGCAATTATAGCCAATGCATCATCAGGTAAAATTGATTCTTCAAGAAACTGAAATACCCTATGCTTGGCAGTTACTACTGTTGCAATGTATCGTGGTAACGACGCAACCATCTGACGAAGTTTGGGATTTGGTTCGCCAAAAATCCACCATTTATCTTTTCTTGATGATCTTTCATTGTGCTCTCTCTCAGGTTTCACAAATTCGTACACATGCTGATAGAGAGTGGGATATTTTTGTAAGACGTCCTGTTCGCTCAGTCCGAACAAATCGACTACCAAGACATTTCTAGGCTTATCAGTAAGGTCCTTTCCATTACGATAATGTTTGATGTATTTTTCAATACCGTCAATTCTACCAATTCCTAACTCCGTAGCCTTCTCCGCTGTGACTATAAAACCCGAACCATGAAGTTTTACCCCGTTGTTACTAATATCTTTGTTTGACCTTAAGGGATAAACGCTATCTAATGCAGCACCAATAGTCAAATCAGACAAGATTTGTCCTTGGCGTGCAACAAACATTACATCCGCTGCATCATCTCCGACAGGGACACTTTCAGATTGGACTGTTAAGAGGTTACCATTTATTACAACATTGCTCTTGGGTTCTACCACCGTCATTGCAATTCTCACGGCTGCCCCGTCCGTACCTTCAACCCATGGGTGATCGGGTATGGCAAAAGTCAATACCAACGTAGATTTATCACCGTCCAAGAACGGTTGCATCGTACGCCTGTTAAAGGTCTGTTTCAGGCTGTTTGTCGTGATAAGTCCGAAACGTTCCGTGTTGCCCTGTTTTACATGTTCGGCAGCTTTATACCACCAATACATGACCAGATCAGCCGATTCAGGCACCTTGCCTTTATACGTCTTGCGTAGGGCTTCCGTGTAACCGTCGCCTAATGCATCACGCATGTATTTGTTACCCACGAACGGCGGGTTGCCTACAATGTAATCCGCTTGCGGCCATTCGGCGGGGCGGGGGTTGGGGTAGTCGTTAACCGTCACGCGGGCGGTTTCGTCGGGTACGGGTTGGCCGGTTACGGGGTGCAGTTTGGTCGTTATCCCGTCCCACCGCGTGACGGGTTGTCCGTTGGCATCGACCCGCGCCACCGGGGGACCGTGCTGCAACACGGCGTCCTGCTGATGAATGTTTTCGTATTCATCTAGCAACGGTGAGGGTAGTTCACTCATGCCGTGGGTTCGCAAATGCCATTGCAGATAGCCAATTTTCAGCACTACATCGGCAATCGCAGCCGCACGAGGGTTTAATTCCAGCCCTAACAGTTGCCGGGGCGAAATGGTCGTACCTCCGCTGAGGTTGAGCAGGGCCGTTACGCCGTAGGAGTTGATAGCCGCCAACACCTCCCCCTCCAATCGTTTCAGGTGTTCCAGCGTCACATACAGGAAATTGCCCGACCCACAGGCGGGGTCAAGAATTTTGATGCTTGTTAGTCGTCTTAGAAACCGTTCCAGTTCGGCGCGGGCGGGTTTCTCTTTGCCTTCGTTCAGTAGCTGTGCGGCCGCAGCCTGAGCAGCCGCCCATTCTCGGCGCAGGGGTTCCAAAACGGTCGGCAGTACCAACCGTTCGACGTACCGGCGCGGGGTGTAGTGGGCACCCAAACTGTGCCGTTCGCGGGGGTCTAATGCCCGTTCCAGGAGCGTACCAAAAATAGCGGGTTCTACGGCGGTCCAATCCGCTTCAGCCGCCTTTTGTAGCAAGGCAATCTGATCGGCCGACAGGGGCAACGCTCTGGCATCGTGAAACAGTTTGCCGTTGAACTTTCGCAGCCGCGCCTTCAGATCGGGCGAAAACCCGCCCGTGTCCATCGTGTGCCACAGCGTTTGCAGGGCATCGGGCAAGAAGTCGCGTAGATCAGGCTGTGCATATTGGCGCAGCATACCCGTAAACGATTCCTTTGGTATCAGCCCCACGTCCTCCGAAAACATCGTAAACAGGCAGCGCATCAGGAATTGTGCAACCAAATCGGGCGCGTGTCCGGCGCGTTCCAACTGTGCCGACAGGTTAGCGAGGTAGCCCGCTAATTCCCGCGTGACCCGTGCCGCCCGGCGGCTGGGGTCCAGTTCGCGGGGGTCGGTCCAGATTTGGCGCAGTAGTTCGCGGGTTTCTTTGTCGGCTAGTCTGGCCAGCGGAATACGGTACCGGGTCTGATCGGGAAACGGTACGAACTGATCGCCAACACCGGCAAAGTTGCTGTACACGTCGATACAATAGCCCACATCGGCCACCAGTACAAACAGGGGGCGGGGTTCGTCGGCAGGTAAGGCGCGAACGTAGCCCAACGCCTGTTGCCGGGCGGTCTGCATCATCTGTTGCCACTTAGCCGACCCACGCACGGCATGACCTTTCCGGCGTTTCTCAGTAGGCAAACCAAGCTCGGCGCGTTCAGCCGCCTTTTGCCCATCGGGTGTATCGGTACCCTGTTTGGTTTCCAAGACGAAACAGCCGCGTTTGTAGAGGTCAATCCGGCCGGTACTACGTTTGCCATTGTCATTGAACTCAACCGGCCGTTCGATTACGTAGGCATCCTCAGCGGGGTTTGCGGTCATCGGGTCAGGCCGGGTAACACCGATCAAATCGCACAGGTCCTGAAGAAATCCGGCATAGTTGGCACGTTCAGCCCCGCCGGAGTTTTTCCAACGGGTTTCAAATTCGGGATAGGTCACAGGGTAAGGAGTAAGGCGGACAGATAAAAACAGCCCAAAAGATAGCCTGTATTCCGACGCGGGGGGCGGGTAGCATCACAAACCTTTCGGACGGTCGGTAACACTGACCGGGGAGGGGTAGGTTTATTCCCAAAAGACGGCGTTCGCGTTAACTGTTAGGTCCGTTAAAAAGATATGCCGTCAAAATTGGGGAAGTGTAAGTATTTTTCGTTTATGGTTACTTTCTACAATCGAATATAACTGATAACTATTCATGCTATTATGAATCCAACTCTATCGCATTCTTTCCGCCCTGAGTGGTGTGTTTTATCTAAGTCTGTTAGCAATTGTCAGTTAAAGGTATGGCTTCTCATTTGTTACCTACTTTTATCGACTAATGTGCTCAACGCACAGTGTTTCACCCCGCCCGTTGATTATGCTACAGCGAATCTACCAACTTCAATGGTTGTGGCTGATTTTAATGGAGACAACAAACCTGATATAGTGGCTAACGGTGGCAGCTTTGATGCCACGAAGATTTCAATGCTACTAGGTGATGGTAAGGGTAGTTTTGCCCCCGCCACGCTCATCGAAGTAGGAAATACGTCTGCATTCGTGGGAACGGCTGATTTCAATGTTGACGGCAAAGCAGACTTAGTCATTGGATTGTATACAGAAAATAAAGTGGGTATACTGTTGGGTGACGGCACTGGGCAATTCAGCGCAGTAGCCAAGTTTAGCACTGGTGCTTATCCAAACGCGATAGCAATTGGTGATTACAATAATGATGGCAAAGTAGACCTGGTTACCGCTAATTTCAACAGTAGTTCCACATCGTTGCTGCTGGGTGACGGAAAAGGAGGCTTTGGTTTAAACAGTGATTTCCCAGTAGGTCTAAATCCGCTTTCAATAACTCAGGGCGACTTGAATGGTGATGGTAATCTTGATGTCATAACAGCTAATGTAAATGGTAGCAGCAGTAGCTCCGGTTCAATCTTATTGGGTAACGGACAGGGTGGATTTAGTCCCAAAATAGATATTGCTATCGGGTCCGGCCCCTCAACACTTACTTTGGTTGACTTAAACAAAGACAGTAACCTAGATTTAGCAGTATCCAATGTAAATCAGGTAGCCGTGTTTTTGGGCGATGGCAAGGCAGGTTTTTCGGCTAAACAAAATATTTTCACTGGTAACTTTCCTCAGTCAATACGGACCAGTGATTTTAACAAGGACGGGAATGCTGATTTGGTTGTAGTAAACTATAACAGTGCCAATCTATCAGTACTACTAGGCGACGGTCGTGGTAATTTAGGAACTCCGGTTAATTTCGTTTTGGGCCCTAATCCTGTTAGTACGTATCCATTTTTTGTCACCATCGGCGATTTCAATCTTGATACTAAGCCAGATTTAGCTACTATCGTAGTAGAGAAACAAAATAAAATAACCGTACTTCTCAATTGTACGTCAATCAATACCGCGTTTTCCCTACTAGCTCCAACATACAACTGCCAGAGTGGAGCATTCCATTTCAACACAAGTGGAGGAGACGGGACGCCTATTGAGTACTATGCCGTGCCCGGCATCACGGGCTGGACAACCAATCCAGATCAATTTGTAGACAGGGAGACACGCACAGCAACCGATGCACAGCCTATTCTTCTTCGGGCGCGGCAAAGTGGAAAAGAAGTCAGTTTACTATGGGACATTCGGGCCCAATGCCCGCTCGGGAATACGACCAGCCTTCGATTAGTTGCCCCATCCTATTCCTGTAGCAGTGGTGCATTTACGTTTCAGACAACAGGAGGAGACGGGAGTGCCATTGAGTTCATGGCTATTGGCATTACGGGCTGGACAACCAATCCGAATCAGTTTGTCGATCGGGAAACGCGCACGGCCGCTGATGCACCGATTATTACCTTACGAGCACGCCAAAACGGTTTGGAAGTATCCTATGAGTGGAATATTAGATATGTTTGTCCAATAGGCAGTTTTCGGATTGGTACAGTTGCTGAATCGGCGGCTGGATTACAGGTCAGGGTTTTGGGTAATCCGATCAAGGAAGCTAATGCTGAGTTGGAGATAGAGGGAGCGGAAGGCCAACCCTTACTTATACAGGCTTTCAGCGAATCAGGTCGGTTGATAAACGGTTACCAGTTGGAGCGGGCATCTGCCACCCAACACCAACGGATAGAAGTAGGCAAGTCGTCAGAAAGTGTTCTACTGTTGCGGGTAACTACACCGACTCAGAGCAAAACGGTGAAAGTGATTAAACAATAAAGGCTGGATCTGTGCAGGCAGGTACAGGTCATTCCCGCGAACGGTCGTTCGCGGGAATGAAAAAAGGTCGGGGGAACCACCCACCCGACCCGATGAGCCGGGGGAACCACCCGCCCGGCTCTGACCAAACCAAGTAGCCTGTTACGGCCGCTTGTTTGAAACAAAGGTATGCAGCACCGAAAGGCCACCCGTCAACTAGGCTCAAAAAGTTTGCTATTCATTGGTACGCTATCGCGAATCCGTCAACTATTCCGTCAACTACATTCAAACGTCCTCATAACTAATTGATAATCAATATACTTTTTAATCCCTTCGGGAGCACAAACAAAAAGCGACGACCAGATCTGGTCGTCGCTTTTTGTTTGTGCTATGTAGTTCTAGCCTCGCTCATCATTTATCTCCTTGTTTTCCGCAAACCTACGTAAATCAGGTGGCCGCCTTTTTTAATGACCGGCCTGATATATGAACAATAGCAGATGGGTATATTTGGCTCGGTTCAACAGCATTCACCCTAAGCACGTATACATGAAGCTATTCTACTTTTTTCTAACAGTAAGTGTATTTACATCTGCCCCACTCCAGGCACAGACTAACTACGTAGCCAACACAGCCAATTCGTCTTCACCAGGTAATAATAATACACTGGTAGGACCTCAGGCCGGTAATAGCGGGATGAGTGGGATCAACAACTCAATTATCGGGTGTCAAGCCGGATATTCCCTTTCCTCAGGGACATTCAACACAGCCCTGGGATATAGAGCTGGTTATGGAGTCACGACAGGCGGGTTCAACACAATGATCGGTACCAATGCAGGCTTGAACAACACAACTGGCGTTGAGAATACATTTATAGGTTGTAATACGGGTTATTACAGTGGTATCGGTAGCAAGAATACCTTCGTGGGATTTAATTCTGGACAAAACGTATACGACGGTAGCTACAATACATATGTCGGGAACACAGCTGGACTTAGCACCAGGTCTGGTAGTAATAATGCATTTGTTGGCTATGAAGCCGGTTATGACAACATAAGCGGTAGCCAGAATACATTTATGGGAAGTGGGGCTGGACGCTACAATTCGTCAGGGACATACAATACATTCGTTGGTTATCAAGCCGGGGCAGCTAATACAACAAGTGGAGAAAATACATTTGTAGGTTACCTATCTGGTTATGTGAATACATCAGGCACGTATAATGTCTTTAACGGCAGTAGAGCTGGTCGATATAATACAACAGGAACAAACAATGTTTTCCTCGGCTACAACGCTGGATACGGCAATGAGTCGGGCAATGCCAACGCTTTTGTTGGCGCAAGCGCAGGCTACTCTAATTCGTCCGGCACATACAATGCGTTCTTCGGACCCTTCGCCGGAATAGGTAACACTACTGGCGCGTACAATTCATTCGTAGGAGCAGAAGCAGGGCGCCAAAATACAACGGGTGGCCAAAATACATCCGTTGGCTACCAGTCT is part of the Spirosoma rhododendri genome and encodes:
- a CDS encoding site-specific integrase, whose amino-acid sequence is MKTVSDQDVKFLLKDPRADRPTLISLVYRYNNTRLVYSTGLTIEPYQWDIANQRAHVNQKGRTIRETYQTINAGIDRHRAAFKTVLTRLQLANVPLDNDTLKQHLNAEMGRVKKPKPEPVVEVDREPFTAFIERFVSLAEDGKRLNAKNARYSRYTLASYRVLKGLLIEYKTDTRSPIDYDAFSLTFYNSFKIWLTNRGLSLNYVGCLLKNLKILLKQAHADGLHTNTVFQHRDFKKFSEDVDSVYLSDDELTAIFTLSLTQTPGLDRARDLFLIGCFTGLRFSDFSELRPENITHNGRTLTCRTLTCRTQKTAERVVIPLNSKVRAILEKYDGVPPQPISNQRLNEHLKELGKKAGLTERVEVTRTEGGSRKTRYVQKWELIGTHTARRSFATNAYLAKVDPVQIMKITGHRSEKMLLRYIKVSSEQNAMLLLDHAHFQ
- a CDS encoding helix-turn-helix domain-containing protein; translation: MYGTVTQIQITPDQLTELVRGAVRSELANYIPPAPEGSTLPDLLTRRQTADALQVSLTTLHDWATDTDDRPAVLVPRKINGRVRYQKADVLAALKQPRRFRHKADEGRNQ
- a CDS encoding class I SAM-dependent DNA methyltransferase encodes the protein MTYPEFETRWKNSGGAERANYAGFLQDLCDLIGVTRPDPMTANPAEDAYVIERPVEFNDNGKRSTGRIDLYKRGCFVLETKQGTDTPDGQKAAERAELGLPTEKRRKGHAVRGSAKWQQMMQTARQQALGYVRALPADEPRPLFVLVADVGYCIDVYSNFAGVGDQFVPFPDQTRYRIPLARLADKETRELLRQIWTDPRELDPSRRAARVTRELAGYLANLSAQLERAGHAPDLVAQFLMRCLFTMFSEDVGLIPKESFTGMLRQYAQPDLRDFLPDALQTLWHTMDTGGFSPDLKARLRKFNGKLFHDARALPLSADQIALLQKAAEADWTAVEPAIFGTLLERALDPRERHSLGAHYTPRRYVERLVLPTVLEPLRREWAAAQAAAAQLLNEGKEKPARAELERFLRRLTSIKILDPACGSGNFLYVTLEHLKRLEGEVLAAINSYGVTALLNLSGGTTISPRQLLGLELNPRAAAIADVVLKIGYLQWHLRTHGMSELPSPLLDEYENIHQQDAVLQHGPPVARVDANGQPVTRWDGITTKLHPVTGQPVPDETARVTVNDYPNPRPAEWPQADYIVGNPPFVGNKYMRDALGDGYTEALRKTYKGKVPESADLVMYWWYKAAEHVKQGNTERFGLITTNSLKQTFNRRTMQPFLDGDKSTLVLTFAIPDHPWVEGTDGAAVRIAMTVVEPKSNVVINGNLLTVQSESVPVGDDAADVMFVARQGQILSDLTIGAALDSVYPLRSNKDISNNGVKLHGSGFIVTAEKATELGIGRIDGIEKYIKHYRNGKDLTDKPRNVLVVDLFGLSEQDVLQKYPTLYQHVYEFVKPEREHNERSSRKDKWWIFGEPNPKLRQMVASLPRYIATVVTAKHRVFQFLEESILPDDALAIIALNDAYYLGVLSSKIHVSWALAAGSDLGGNTPRYTKTRCFDPFPFPDAAPQQQARIRELAEQLDAHRKRQQAAHPTLTLTDLYNVVEKLKAGESLSTKEQTINQQGLASVVLSLHQQLDTAVSDAYGWLDNLPDSEILTRLVRLNHERAAEETAGHIRYLRPSYQAPGQQQLGIDLPTVTAPAVEVSSGPASRQEWPKELAQQMQAIRDAVQQAGVPINAKQIAAQFQRTNAGKVQPLLDTLATLALIRQTPEGAYAV
- a CDS encoding FG-GAP repeat domain-containing protein, whose translation is MADFNGDNKPDIVANGGSFDATKISMLLGDGKGSFAPATLIEVGNTSAFVGTADFNVDGKADLVIGLYTENKVGILLGDGTGQFSAVAKFSTGAYPNAIAIGDYNNDGKVDLVTANFNSSSTSLLLGDGKGGFGLNSDFPVGLNPLSITQGDLNGDGNLDVITANVNGSSSSSGSILLGNGQGGFSPKIDIAIGSGPSTLTLVDLNKDSNLDLAVSNVNQVAVFLGDGKAGFSAKQNIFTGNFPQSIRTSDFNKDGNADLVVVNYNSANLSVLLGDGRGNLGTPVNFVLGPNPVSTYPFFVTIGDFNLDTKPDLATIVVEKQNKITVLLNCTSINTAFSLLAPTYNCQSGAFHFNTSGGDGTPIEYYAVPGITGWTTNPDQFVDRETRTATDAQPILLRARQSGKEVSLLWDIRAQCPLGNTTSLRLVAPSYSCSSGAFTFQTTGGDGSAIEFMAIGITGWTTNPNQFVDRETRTAADAPIITLRARQNGLEVSYEWNIRYVCPIGSFRIGTVAESAAGLQVRVLGNPIKEANAELEIEGAEGQPLLIQAFSESGRLINGYQLERASATQHQRIEVGKSSESVLLLRVTTPTQSKTVKVIKQ
- a CDS encoding serine-rich family protein, which codes for MKLFYFFLTVSVFTSAPLQAQTNYVANTANSSSPGNNNTLVGPQAGNSGMSGINNSIIGCQAGYSLSSGTFNTALGYRAGYGVTTGGFNTMIGTNAGLNNTTGVENTFIGCNTGYYSGIGSKNTFVGFNSGQNVYDGSYNTYVGNTAGLSTRSGSNNAFVGYEAGYDNISGSQNTFMGSGAGRYNSSGTYNTFVGYQAGAANTTSGENTFVGYLSGYVNTSGTYNVFNGSRAGRYNTTGTNNVFLGYNAGYGNESGNANAFVGASAGYSNSSGTYNAFFGPFAGIGNTTGAYNSFVGAEAGRQNTTGGQNTSVGYQSGYNNSTGTNNTFLGYQAGRNVTTGSNNIIIGPTSGTAITDGSDNVLMGYNSQAEDGLHNATAIGSRARVAISNALILGNEANVGIGTSAPATRLHVSSGQANQSGFRLSDLTAASPAQQSADAFLTVNDRGDVVKARYQLRINDVSQWSDKVFSPTYQLRPLTDVATYVHQKGHLPGVPSAEQIQKEGIDLVRMNSLLLEKVEELTLYVIQLEKAGLDAKQRDNQQQERIGRLEKIVEQLLQKK